The Sphingosinicellaceae bacterium genome includes the window GCGACCATCCATCGCATTCTTCGAGGTCCGCCTCGGTGCCGTAAGTTCGCGCGGGTCGGGAGCGACATGCGCTGCTCTGCCGCGGCAAGACTGGAACGGAACAATTAAGCGGTCATCAGCTTCTACGTCGCGAGTTAGCCGATCGTCATCGGCACGCAGGGCCCGATAACATGGTAACACCACAGTCTCTTCGGGCATGACCAGCACTGACGAAAATAGGCAAGATCGCGACCGACCTGAACCGGATGGCCGAGATGCGGAAGCTGCTCCCGTACAGCCTGACGAGCCGCATCCCGACGACGATGCGAAGAAACCCGTGGGAAATGACGATGCTGGAAAATCTGAGCCGGCAAAGGGCGGTGACGGGGACGATGAAGAGCCCAAGGAGCCGGAGAAGCTGCCGCTCTACAAGCGCCCGCTTTTCTGGATCATCGGCGGCATCGTCCTCGTTGTCCTGATCGTCGGCGGCACGCTCTACTGGCTCCACGCCCGGCAATACACGTCGACCGACGACGCCTTCGTCGACGCGCACATCGTGCGGCTTTCAGCCGAGGTGTCCGGTCGCCTGACCGGGGTCGCGGAGCTTGATAACCGCCATGTCGTCGCTGGGCAGATTCTCGCTACCATCGAGCCGACCAGCGCCAACGCGACGCTGGAGCAGGCGCGCGGCCAGCTGGTCACGGCGCAGGCCAACGTCCGCGCCGCCGTGGCGCAGGTCGCCGCGGCGCGCGCGACCCGGGCGCAGGCGGTAGCGACCGCGCGTGGCCCCGCGGCGCAGGCCGAGCAGGCCCGGCGCGACCTCGAACGCTATCTGGCGCTGCAGCAGCTTGACCCGGCGGCGGTGGCCGGGACCCAACTCGACGCGGCCCGGGCCAACGCGCGCAACACCGAGGCGCAGGCCGCCGCGGCGCGCCGTGATATCGCCAGCCAGACCGCCAACATCGAGGTCGCGAAGAAGCAGGCGGACGCCAGCCGTGCGCAGATCATCGCCGCGCGTGCCCAGATCGCCAGTGCGTCGAACACCGTCGGCAACCTGCACATCGTCGCGCCAATCTCGGGTCAGGTCGTCAACCGCAGCGTCAACCTCGGCTCGTACGTCGCGCCGGGGCAGCAGGTCATGGCGATAGTCCCCGACCGGCTGTGGATTACTGCCAATTTCAAGGAGACGCAGCTCGTCGACATGCGCCGTGGCCAGCATGTCGACATTAAGGTCGACGCCTTCCCCGACGTCGACTTCGAGGGCCACGTCGACTCGATCCAGCGCGGCGCGGGCCAGGCCTTTGCGCTGCTGCCGCCGCAGAACGCCACCGGCAACTACGTCAAGGTCGTCCAGCGTGTGCCGGTCCGGATCCTGTTCGACCGTCCCGACCCGCGCCGCTATGCGATCGGCCCGGGCATGTCGGTGATCCCTACGGTCAAGGTCCGCTGAGTGGCGAGCGCGGCCGCGGGTGGCTGGACCGACGAGCGTTCGGCGGCGGGCGACCGCAACCCGTGGGCGATCGTCGCGGTGATCAGCATCGCGACCTTCATGGAGGTGCTCGACACCTCGATCGCTAATGTCAGCCTGACCAACATCGCCGGCGGCCTGTCGGTATCGCTCGACCAGGCGACCTGGGTGCTGACCAGCTACCTGGTCTCGAACGCGATCGTCATCCCGATCTCGGGGTGGCTGTCCGACGTCATCGGGCGCAAGCGCTATTACATGCTGTCGGTGGCGCTGTTCACGGCGGCATCGTTGCTGTGCGGGCTGGCGCCGAACATCCAGGTCCTGGTGATTGCGCGCATCCTGCAGGGCATCGGCGGCGGCGGGCTGGCACCGTCGGAGCAGTCGATTCTCGCCGACACTTTCCCGCCGGCGAAGCGCGGGCAGGCATTCGCGGCCTACGCCATCGTCGTCGTCGTCGGGCCGGTGCTCGGGCCGACGCTGGGCGGCTACATCACCGACAACATCAGCTGGCACTGGATCTTCCTGATCAACGTGCCGATCGGCATCGGCTCGCTGCTCCTCGTCAACACCTTCGTCTGCGAGCCCGAGGCGTTGAAGAAGGAGCGTGCGGCAAAGCTCAAGTCGGGCCTCAGTGTCGACTGGGTTGGCTTCCTGCTCATCGCCATCGGGCTCGGTTGCCTCGAGGTGACGCTGGACCGCGGCGAGCGCGAGGACTGGTTCGACAGCAACTTCATCCTTGTCACGGCGGCGCTGTCGGCGACCGCGCTGATCGCGCTGGTCGTGTGGGAGCTCAACCGCAAGGACCCGATCGTCAACCTGCGGCTGATGGGCAACCGCAACTTCTCGATTGCGCTGTTCGTGATGCTGACTACGGGGCTGATCCTGTTCGGGACGACGCAGTTGATCCCGCAGCTGCTGCAGGAGGTGCTGGGCTATTCCGCCACCGACGCTGGACTGGCGATGACCGTCGGCGGCATTGTCACGATCGTCGTCATGCCGCTCGTCGGGGTGCTGACCGGCAAGGTCGATACGCGGCTGTTGCTGTTTCCGGCGCTGGTGGTGACCGCACTGGCGCTGTGGAACCTGTCGCATTTCAACGCCGATATCTCGTTCTGGGACGCAGCGCAGGGGCGGCTGTTCCAGGCGGTGGCGCTGCCGTTCCTGTTCGTGCCGATCAATACCGTCGCCTTCGTCGGGCTGCCCAAGAACCAGACCAACCAGGCCTCGGCGCTCCTCAACGTGGCGCGCAATCTCGGCGGGACTTTCGGCATCTCGTGGGCGCAGACTTTGCTCGCCCAGCGTGGCCAGGTCCAGCAGTCGCGGATCGTCGAGGGGCTGAGCCCGCTCAACCCGAACTACAACGAGGGGCTGGGTAATATCGCCGGGCTGGTCGGGCAGGCGACCGATGCCAACATGACCCAGCTCGGCATCCTCTACAGCCAGGTCCAGAAGCAGGCGCAGACGCTCGCCTTCCTCGACACCTTCCACGCGTTGATGATCTTCGTCATCATCGTCGCGCCGCTGACCCTGTTCCTGCGCCCGCCCAAGCCCGGCGAAGGCGGCGGGGAGGGCGGGGCATGAAGCGCGCCGGCATCCTCCTCGCCCTGCTCGCCAGCGCCTGCACGGTCGGCCCGGACTACGCGCCGCCCGCCCTGCCGACGCCCCCGGCCTACGGCGAGCCGCAGTCGACCGATACGCGCCCGTTCGACATCGCGAGATGGTGGCAGGGCTTCGGCGATCCCGAGCTGAACCGGCTCATCGCCATCGCGCTCGCCGACAGCCTCGACATCCAGACCGCGGCGTCGCGCATCCGGCAGGCACGCACCGACGTTCGCATCGCCCGCGCCGAGGGCTTGCCGACCGTCGATGCGATGGCGGGGGACAATTACATCAAGCTCAGCAAGAACGCCGGCATCTCCTCGCTGGCGAGCCAGTTCGGCGGTGGGGCGAGCGGCGGCGGCGCGGCCGGCGGGGGTTCATCCGGCTCCGGCGGCGGAATCGCGCTACCGGGCGGCGGTATCAACACCTTCTCGCTGGGCTTCGATGCGACCTGGGAGCTCGACCTGTTCGGCGGTGTCCGGCGCGGCATCGAAGGCGCCGTCGCTCGCGTTGATGCGGCCGTGTGGAATGCCCGCGATGCGCAGGTGACGCTGACCTCCGAAGTCGCCGACGCCTATCTCCAGCTCCGCCTCGCGCAGAACCGGGAACTCGTCGCCAAGGCCGAGATCGCCCGCCAGACGCGCAGCCTCGACCTGCTGGTCAAGACGGCTACGGTAGGGCTCGTGCCGGAGAGCAACTTGCTCCAGCAGCGCACGCAGCTTGCGGCCGCGCAGGCGACGCTGCCGCAGATCCTCACCGAGGAACACGTCCAGATGCACGCGCTGAGCGTACTGCTCGCCAAGGCGCCTGACACGCTGACCGCCGAGCTGTCGCAACGCCGCGTCGACCCGCCGGTACCCCCGGTTATTCCGCCCGGCCTGCCCTCCGAACTGCTGCGCCGCCGTCCCGACATCCGCGCCGCCGAACGCAATCTTGCCGGCGCTACCGCGGATATCGGGGTCGCGGTGGCCGATCTCTATCCGAAGCTGTCGCTAACCGGCGCGGCGGAGCTGCTGTCGTCGTCGCTGTCGAAGCTGTTTACCGCGGACTCGATCCAGATCACCGGCGGCGCGGCGCTCAGCTTTCCGCTCCTCGACTGGGGCCGCCGCAAGGCGACCGTCCGCGCCCGGCGCGAGGCCGCGACCCAAGCCTATCTCGATTATCAGCGGACCGTGCTCGCGGCGCTGCGCGACGTCGACGATGCGCTGGTCCGGATTGCCACCGAGCAGCAGCGCGTCGCGGTGCTCACGGCGGGCGTCGTCGATGCCGAGCGGTCCGTCCACGCCGTGCAGGCGCGCTATGTCTCCGGCCTCGAGAACCTGACCGCGGTCCTCGACGCCCAGCAAGCGTTGCTTCAAACGCGCGACACGCTGGCGCAAAGCGACGGTGCCCTGCGCCGCGACACGGTCTCGCTCTACAAGGCGCTCGGCGGCGGCTGGTCGGACATGCCCGTCCCCGATGCGCCCAGGCCGCGCGATAAAAAGCGCTTTCCGGACGCCACAGGCGCTTCCGGATCGTAAGCGTCAGCTGCCGAAGCGCACAGTCCCGGTCAGGCCCCAGACCCGCGGCTTGGCATAGACGCCGCTGGCGTTGCCGGCGAACAGCGAGCTGTCGTAGCCGTAGACCCGGTATTGCTCCGAGAAGACGTTGTTGAGGAAGGCCGCGACTTCCCAGCGCTCGGTCGCATAGCCGATGCGCGCGTTGACGACGTTGTAGCTGCCTTCGCGCTCGACGGGGGCGCACAGCACGGTGAAGCAGAACTTGCCAGAATGCTGCGCGTCGACCTGCACCGAGGCAGTGCCGCCCGCGACCGCGAATTCGTAGCGGACCAGCGCGTTGCCGGAGAAGCCGGGGGCCTGCGGCAGGTCGTGGCTGACCACGGTGACGAGGTCGGGGAGCGTGATGTCCTTGACCTTGGTATCGAGGAACTGCGCACTCAGCTGCAGCGTCAGGCCCTTGACCGGCCGGGTCGCGAATTCGGCCTCAAGGCCCTTCGACCGCGCCTGCTTGTTCACCACCGTCTGCACCGTCGCGTACTGCGCGAACGCCTGGTAGTCCTTGTAGTGGTAGTAGAAGGCCGCGACGTTCAGCGTCGTCCCGGGCGCCAGCGTCATCTTCGCGCCCGCCTCGTAGGAGTCGAGCTTCTCGGGCTTGTACGGAATGCCGTTCAGCGTCGCGACTTCGGAGCCCGGGAAGGGCGTGCCGGTGCCGAAGGTGAAACCGCCGGACTTCGAACCGCGGTTATAGCTCAGGTACAGCAGGATGTTGTCCGTCGGCTTGTAGTCGGCTTCAGCGCGCCAAGTCAGGCCGTCGTAGGTCGGTGTCGCGTCGGCGGTAGTGGTGATAATGCCCGTGGTCG containing:
- a CDS encoding HlyD family secretion protein, with the translated sequence MTSTDENRQDRDRPEPDGRDAEAAPVQPDEPHPDDDAKKPVGNDDAGKSEPAKGGDGDDEEPKEPEKLPLYKRPLFWIIGGIVLVVLIVGGTLYWLHARQYTSTDDAFVDAHIVRLSAEVSGRLTGVAELDNRHVVAGQILATIEPTSANATLEQARGQLVTAQANVRAAVAQVAAARATRAQAVATARGPAAQAEQARRDLERYLALQQLDPAAVAGTQLDAARANARNTEAQAAAARRDIASQTANIEVAKKQADASRAQIIAARAQIASASNTVGNLHIVAPISGQVVNRSVNLGSYVAPGQQVMAIVPDRLWITANFKETQLVDMRRGQHVDIKVDAFPDVDFEGHVDSIQRGAGQAFALLPPQNATGNYVKVVQRVPVRILFDRPDPRRYAIGPGMSVIPTVKVR
- a CDS encoding DHA2 family efflux MFS transporter permease subunit encodes the protein MASAAAGGWTDERSAAGDRNPWAIVAVISIATFMEVLDTSIANVSLTNIAGGLSVSLDQATWVLTSYLVSNAIVIPISGWLSDVIGRKRYYMLSVALFTAASLLCGLAPNIQVLVIARILQGIGGGGLAPSEQSILADTFPPAKRGQAFAAYAIVVVVGPVLGPTLGGYITDNISWHWIFLINVPIGIGSLLLVNTFVCEPEALKKERAAKLKSGLSVDWVGFLLIAIGLGCLEVTLDRGEREDWFDSNFILVTAALSATALIALVVWELNRKDPIVNLRLMGNRNFSIALFVMLTTGLILFGTTQLIPQLLQEVLGYSATDAGLAMTVGGIVTIVVMPLVGVLTGKVDTRLLLFPALVVTALALWNLSHFNADISFWDAAQGRLFQAVALPFLFVPINTVAFVGLPKNQTNQASALLNVARNLGGTFGISWAQTLLAQRGQVQQSRIVEGLSPLNPNYNEGLGNIAGLVGQATDANMTQLGILYSQVQKQAQTLAFLDTFHALMIFVIIVAPLTLFLRPPKPGEGGGEGGA
- a CDS encoding efflux transporter outer membrane subunit — protein: MKRAGILLALLASACTVGPDYAPPALPTPPAYGEPQSTDTRPFDIARWWQGFGDPELNRLIAIALADSLDIQTAASRIRQARTDVRIARAEGLPTVDAMAGDNYIKLSKNAGISSLASQFGGGASGGGAAGGGSSGSGGGIALPGGGINTFSLGFDATWELDLFGGVRRGIEGAVARVDAAVWNARDAQVTLTSEVADAYLQLRLAQNRELVAKAEIARQTRSLDLLVKTATVGLVPESNLLQQRTQLAAAQATLPQILTEEHVQMHALSVLLAKAPDTLTAELSQRRVDPPVPPVIPPGLPSELLRRRPDIRAAERNLAGATADIGVAVADLYPKLSLTGAAELLSSSLSKLFTADSIQITGGAALSFPLLDWGRRKATVRARREAATQAYLDYQRTVLAALRDVDDALVRIATEQQRVAVLTAGVVDAERSVHAVQARYVSGLENLTAVLDAQQALLQTRDTLAQSDGALRRDTVSLYKALGGGWSDMPVPDAPRPRDKKRFPDATGASGS